In Fodinibius saliphilus, the sequence AATATTACTTTCTGATCACTCACGGAGATATAAAATTGATTTAGGAATAGAATGAATGGAACTCAAAACAATGGCTGAAGATAAGCATAATCGGCACTCAAAATCATACTTTTTCGCTGATTTTGGAGTTCGATGTTTTTACCGGGGATTAAGCTTTATAAGCAACTGGGCAACAAGACTCGATCGCTGACGGTGGACGGACGACCGCCAACCCAACATCCAACATTTAGCCTGCAACTTTTCAACATCCAACCTTTAACATTTAACCTTCAACCCCCTAACCTCTAAACCTTTCCGTCAGTCCCTTCAGGAAGTAGCGCAATATTTGATCCCCGCACTCGCGGTAGTTCTCATGTCCCTCACGACGGAACAGAGCACTCATCTCCGGTTTGGATATCGAAAAGCCGCCCTCCTCCAGTACATCATGCATATCTTCTTCGCGCAGTTTAAACGCCACTCGCAATTTCTTGAGCACAATGTTATTGGTAATGGGTGTTTTAATCGGTCGGGGTGGATGCTTATCGCTTTTGCCACGTTTATAATAGATCAGGCCGTCCAGGAAATGGCC encodes:
- a CDS encoding DUF1456 family protein translates to MRNDDVIQSIRYMLDIDDHEITKILKLRGYKPERGEVAAIFETQDLPEGEKGPDCSHELMGHFLDGLIYYKRGKSDKHPPRPIKTPITNNIVLKKLRVAFKLREEDMHDVLEEGGFSISKPEMSALFRREGHENYRECGDQILRYFLKGLTERFRG